A genomic stretch from Gopherus flavomarginatus isolate rGopFla2 chromosome 3, rGopFla2.mat.asm, whole genome shotgun sequence includes:
- the LOC127047335 gene encoding tetraspanin-3-like, producing the protein MEAWVRPLARVLLALIGLILWGAAAALVFGGAFVILTYKNYKFFFWDCFLLVPGWLAIVSAFLLLPTGALAICISTRNSRYQQGTFMYLLVVLLCLEASSAVLAHVYSDRMSSELNHTMGHLFHQYNGTYSHHLGSRAVDVIQRQLQCCGVHNYTDWAEAAALQPVHTGNIHAPESCCKKTYSDCTGDMHQSEQLYHEGCLRKLGYRLQFVMGYVFWCCIVVGFLEMLAAISNGILMKHRPFQDFRILDSATFS; encoded by the coding sequence ATGGAGGCCTGGGTTAGACCTCTTGCTAGAGTGCTGCTGGCACTAATTGGTCTGATTCTgtggggggctgctgctgctctggtctTTGGTGGTGCTTTTGTGATCCTTACATACAAAAATTATAAATTCTTCTTTTGGGATTGTTTTCTGCTTGTGCCAGGCTGGCTGGCTATTGTATCTGCCTTTCTGCTGCTGCCCACTGGTGCTTTGGCTATCTGTATCTCCACAAGGAACTCCCGCTATCAACAGGGGACTTTCATGTACTTGCTTGTTGTTCTGCTTTGCCTGGAAGCCTCTTCAGCAGTCTTGGCACATGTCTATTCTGACAGGATGAGCTCTGAACTGAACCACACCATGGGTCACCTCTTCCATCAGTACAATGGGACTTATTCCCATCATCTGGGCAGTAGGGCTGTGGATGTAATCCAGAGACAGCTGCAGTGTTGTGGGGTCCACAACTACACAGAttgggcagaggcagcagcttTGCAACCTGTCCATACTGGAAATATACATGCTCCTGAAAGCTGTTGTAAAAAGACTTATTCAGATTGTACAGGTGACATGCACCAGTCAGAGCAGCTCTATCATGAGGGCTGTCTACGGAAGCTGGGCTATCGGCTGCAGTTTGTCATGGGCTATGTATTTTGGTGCTGCATTGTTGTAGGCTTTCTGGAGATGTTAGCTGCCATTAGCAATGGGATACTTATGAAGCATAGGCCATTCCAAGACTTCCGAATTCTGGACTCTGCCACGTTTTCATAG